The Vicia villosa cultivar HV-30 ecotype Madison, WI linkage group LG1, Vvil1.0, whole genome shotgun sequence genome includes a region encoding these proteins:
- the LOC131645103 gene encoding protein LNK1-like has translation MFQDNVWDGFDEIENDDLIVPHSGSPHNNQFVIEGDGCKKSLQELCGIRSSDCVSSYGTLGKEELYLQNMTQNERMPEKDSWSDTPEGVFSSCDGDSYREEKRLTSDDTGMSDHFFKSSNIDSGGSELCAEDTISENKCVVEDDSACQHPKSQTSQADNELSFLDNDGWLDIGNLEDVDRMLNCDLTFGMESLNNEEEFCWFSSSHSAEGSDDALMSDLKLHCADMSSLKNISEYNMDSSKEHVDVLPIGGSNKKSSPDDKKIRSQMDVDVNSVAASLSMFSGSDTKSGHKDALVPEEKKKLPKSSAGKRKIGNSVHPYTPPEQYGDVNQQFGASSSGVTSLDSNQKHDQITDYDSLGCMPTQIPLTHPGFSHAPNHTSLSSSLYGSGAEHDGHHPPFIQSSYASNRESYHGHPSEASALKTNENREKYHSHDEHLLSRSFKNERRANEMLFYSPGSSQLVAHQFENENEGQSKVRGVSLGFSSEIDSSTVQESSALDQNSFEANSFYHLQQALDQLDIKTKLCIRDSLYRLAKSSEQRHDNSNANDIIGDGTEAFKDTMAQDASRCTGFMDIETNTNPIDRSIAHLLFHRPTNQSTMYQNDIAPFKSSAVIHESAINPVKAENQVFQEDFSTDAEKKLLGGNT, from the exons ATG TTTCAAGATAACGTGTGGGATGGATTTGATGAGATTGAGAATGATGATCTCATAGTCCCCCATTCTGGTAGCCCACACAATAATCAGTTTGTAATAGAGGGTGATGGCTGTAAGAAATCACTTCAAGAATTATGTGGTATAAGGAGTAGCGATTGTGTTAGTAGCTATGGTACTCTGGGTAAAGAGGAATTATACTTGCAAAATATGACCCAGAATGAAAGAATGCCAGAAAAGGATTCATGGTCTGACACACCTGAAGGTGTATTTTCTTCATGTGATGGTGACTCGTACAGAGAAGAAAAAAGGCTAACTTCAGATGATACAGGCATGTCTGACCATTTTTTCAAGAGCAGCAATATAGATTCTGGTGGCAGTGAGCTTTGTGCAGAGGATACCATCTCAGAAAACAAGTGTGTGGTGGAAGATGATAGTGCGTGCCAACATCCAAAAAGCCAGACATCTCAAGCTGATAATGAACTCAGCTTTCTTGATAATGATGGGTGGCTGGATATAGGAAACTTAGAAGATGTTGACAGGATGTT AAATTGTGATTTGACTTTTGGAATGGAGAGTCTCAATAATGAAGAGGAGTTCTGTTGGTTTTCTTCTTCACATAGCGCTGAAGGTTCCGATGATGCATTAATGTCTGACTTAAAGCTTCATTGTGCAGACATGAGTTCATTAAAAAACATATCAGAATACAATATGGATTCCTCCAAGGAACATGTTGATGTTCTTCCGATCGGTGGTTCGAACAAAAAGTCATCCCCTGATGATAAGAAGATAAGATCTCAAATGGATGTTGATGTCAACAGTGTCGCTGCTTCATTATCAATGTTCAGTGGATCAGACACAAAATCCGGTCATAAAGATGCCTTGGTGCCCGAAGAAAAG AAAAAGCTTCCGAAGTCATCAGCAGGAAAGCGAAAAATTGGCAATTCTGTTCATCCTTATACTCCTCCTGAGCAATATGGAGATGTAAATCAGCAGTTTGGCGCCTCTTCTAGTGGAGTTACATCTCTTGATAGTAATCAGAAGCACGACCAGATCACAGATTATGATTCTTTAGGCTGCATGCCGACTCAAATTCCTTTAACGCACCCAGGCTTTAGTCATGCTCCAAATCACACTTCCCTCTCTTCGTCTTTATATGGATCAGGAGCTGAGCATGATGGACACCACCCTCCTTTTATACAATCGTCTTATGCTTCAAACAGGGAGAGTTATCATGGTCATCCTTCGGAGGCTTCTGCCTTGAAAACAAATGAGAACAGAGAAAAGTATCATAGCCATGATGAACACCTCTTAAGTAGGAGTTTCAAAAATGAAAGAAGGGCAAATGAAATGCTATTTTACAGTCCAGGTTCTTCTCAGTTGGTAGCTCATCagtttgaaaatgaaaatgaaggtCAAAGTAAAGTTCGAGGGGTTAGTCTAGGATTTTCATCAGAAATAGACTCATCAACTGTACAGGAAAGTTCTGCTCTTGACCAAAACTCGTTTGAAGCAAATAGCTTTTACCACCTGCAACAGGCGTTGGATCag TTGGATATTAAAACCAAACTGTGCATAAGGGACAGTTTATACCGCTTAGCTAAGAGCTCTGAGCAAAGACATGATAATTCAAATGCAAATGATATCATTGGAGATGGTACTGAAGCATTCAAAGACACAATGGCTCAGGATGCAAGCAG GTGTACAGGGTTCATGGATATTGAAACCAACACAAATCCTATTGATAGGTCTATAGCACACTTATTGTTTCACAGGCCCACCAATCAATCAACGATGTATCAAAATGATATCGCACCTTTCAAATCTAGTGCCGTG ATACATGAATCAGCTATCAATCCAGTAAAGGCTGAGAATCAGGTCTTTCAGGAAGATTTTTCTACCGATGCAGAGAAAAAGCTTTTAGGGGGTAACACCTAG
- the LOC131645105 gene encoding probable inactive receptor kinase At2g26730, whose translation MGLPLFVLQLITFSVLAIAQEEPKGTPKDNSEVQNKHSNSNLLLLILNVVLLFAIILLLILYYNTSKKLNRIMKGHISNMSYEQEKDVETSIEKRVEIGEGTTMMTVEERKELMFFSDETKFQMGELLRASAEALGHGIMGNSYKAMLSNGPNIVVKRLRDLKPFTKEEFAKMVKMISDLRHPNLLPLLAYYHSRDEKLMLYRYAQNGNLFSKLHDGRDGNRVPFNWNSRLSVAREVARALEYLHLNNKIHNIVPHGNLKSSNVLFDENNSILVSDFSLSSLIAQPIAAQHMVVYKSPEYGYARKVTIQSDVWSYGSLLIEILTGKVSLCSAPQGTNGVDLCSWVHRAVREEWTAEIFDKEISCQKSALPGMLRLLQIAMRCIERFPEKRPEMNEVVREVEKIQQIHLMSEDDDDVSCDRSLTDDSFSTSNSGFFIGDER comes from the exons ATGGGGTTACCCCTTTTTGTTCTTCAACTCATCACTTTTTCAGTTCTTGCTATAGCACAAGAAGAACCTAAAGGGACCCCCAAAGATAATAGTGAAGTCCAAAATAAACACTCAAATTCCAATCTTTTATTATTGATTCTCAACGTGGTTCTTCTTTTCGCGATTATATTGCTATTGATTCTTTACTACAACACTTCGAAGAAACTCAATAGAATAATGAAAGGACACATTAGCAACATGTCTTATGAACAAGAGAAAGATGTTGAGACAAGTATTGAGAAGAGGGTTGAGATAGGAGAAGGAACAACAATGATGACAGTGGAAGAGAGAAAGGAGTTGATGTTTTTTAGTGATGAGACAAAGTTTCAAATGGGGGAACTTCTTAGAGCTTCTGCTGAGGCATTAGGACATGGGATTATGGGGAATAGTTATAAGGCTATGTTGAGTAATGGACCTAACATTGTTGTTAAGAGGTTAAGGGACTTGAAACCTTTCACTAAGGAGGAGTTTGCTAAGATGGTGAAAATGATTTCTGATCTTAGGCATCCTAATTTGTTGCCTTTGCTTGCTTACTACCATTCAAGAGATGAGAAGCTTATGCTCTATAGATATGCACAGAATGGAAATCTTTTCTCCAAACTTCATG ATGGAAGAGACGGAAACAGGGTTCCTTTCAATTGGAACTCAAGATTATCAGTGGCAAGAGAAGTGGCTAGAGCACTAGAGTACCTTCACCTCAACAACAAGATCCATAACATAGTCCCTCATGGAAATTTGAAGTCATCAAATGTACTATTTGATGAAAACAATTCAATTCTTGTATCTGACTTTAGCCTTTCCTCCTTGATAGCACAACCAATTGCAGCTCAACATATGGTTGTTTACAAATCACCTGAATATGGTTATGCAAGAAAAGTTACAATACAATCAGATGTTTGGAGCTATGGATCACTCTTAATAGAAATCCTAACTGGGAAAGTTTCTCTCTGCTCAGCTCCACAAGGGACTAATGGTGTGGATCTTTGTAGTTGGGTTCATAGAGCTGTGAGAGAAGAATGGACTGCTGAGATATTCGACAAGGAAATATCTTGTCAAAAGAGTGCTCTTCCTGGGATGTTAAGGTTGTTGCAGATAGCAATGAGATGCATCGAGAGGTTTCCAGAGAAACGGCCTGAGATGAATGAGGTGGTTAGAGAAGTGGAGAAAATACAACAGATACACTTGATGTCTGAAGACGACGATGATGTTTCTTGTGATAGGTCTCTAACCGATGATTCCTTTTCAACTAGTAACTCGGGGTTTTTTATCGGAGATGAAAGATAG
- the LOC131645106 gene encoding cationic peroxidase 2-like produces MECSLFKVIMFLLLVLGIVNTLVHGQGTSVGFYSSTCSQAESIVKSTVASHVNSDSTVAPGLLRMHFHDCFVQGCDGSVLVSGSSTERTAFPNLGLRGYEVIDDAKTQLETACPGVVSCADILALAARDSVVLSGGLSWQVPTGRRDGRVSQASDVNNLPAPTDSVDVQKQKFAAKGLNTQDLVTLVGGHTIGTTACQFFSNRLRNFTTNGAADPSIDPSFLSQLQTLCPQNSGATNRVALDNGSQNKFDNSYYANLRNGHGILQSDQALWNDDSTKTFVQRYLGLRGLLGLTFNVEFGRSMVKMGNIGVKTGTEGEIRKKCSAFN; encoded by the exons ATGGAGTGTAGTTTGTTTAAGGTTATTATGTTTCTTTTGCTTGTTTTAGGTATTGTGAACACATTAGTGCATGGCCAAGGGACAAGTGTAGGATTTTATTCTAGTACTTGTTCTCAAGCTGAATCTATTGTTAAGTCCACTGTTGCATCCCATGTTAACTCCGATTCCACCGTCGCTCCTGGCTTACTTAGGATGCACTTCCATGATTGTTTTGTTCAAGGTTGTGATGGATCTGTACTTGTTTCCGGATCAAGTACTGAGAGAACAGCATTTCCAAACCTTGGTTTAAGAGGCTATGAAGTTATTGATGATGCTAAGACACAGCTCGAGACTGCATGTCCTGGTGTTGTTTCTTGTGCTGATATTCTCGCCCTTGCTGCCCGTGATTCCGTTGTTTTG AGTGGTGGACTGAGTTGGCAAGTGCCTACCGGACGAAGAGACGGTCGCGTGTCACAAGCATCAGATGTCAATAACTTACCTGCTCCTACTGATTCAGTTGATGTGCAAAAACAAAAGTTTGCAGCAAAAGGCCTTAATACTCAAGACCTTGTCACCCTAGTTG gtGGACATACAATTGGTACAACTGCGTGTCAATTCTTCAGCAATAGATTGAGAAATTTCACTACTAATGGTGCTGCTGATCCTTCCATTGACCCTTCATTTCTTTCCCAATTACAAACACTTTGTCCTCAAAACAGTGGTGCTACTAACCGAGTTGCATTGGATAATGGAAGTCAAAACAAATTTGATAATTCTTATTATGCTAATCTAAGAAACGGGCATGGAATTCTTCAATCAGATCAGGCGTTGTGGAATGATGATTCAACAAAGACCTTTGTGCAAAGATATTTGGGTTTAAGAGGGTTGCTTGGATTAACATTTAATGTTGAATTTGGAAGATCAATGGTAAAGATGGGTAATATTGGAGTTAAGACAGGTACTGAGGGTGAAATCCGCAAGAAATGTTCTGCTTTTAACTAA